The Geothrix sp. genome window below encodes:
- a CDS encoding type IV pilus twitching motility protein PilT, translating into MAPLQQLLKTMVEYGGTDLHITTDSAPQIRIDGRMVPLKLPPLDASQTRWLCYGVMTDQQKHRLEEDLEVDFSFGLQGVARFRANVFNQRGATAGVFRTIPENIRSFEQLGLPPSVQALCDKPRGLVLVTGVTGSGKSTTLAAMVDKINAEEPVHILTIEDPVEYVHKHRRALVNQREIHADTHSFKKALRSALRQDPDVVLVGELRDLETIESALTIAETGHLTFATLHTNSTVQTINRIIDVFPSHQQPQVRAQLSLVLEGVICQSLIPKAGGKGRALALEIMIPNAAIRNLIREDKIHQIYGTMQAGQTKYGMQTFNQSLSDLVLKKEITQEAAFDYSSNTDELRELINRGVGVGTAGGRTATPATPVNPALGGRNPNIKYT; encoded by the coding sequence GTGGCCCCGTTGCAGCAGCTCCTCAAGACCATGGTGGAGTACGGGGGAACGGACCTCCACATCACCACGGATTCCGCGCCCCAGATCCGGATCGACGGGCGCATGGTCCCCCTCAAGCTGCCGCCCCTGGACGCTTCCCAGACGCGCTGGCTTTGCTACGGGGTCATGACCGACCAGCAGAAACACCGCCTGGAGGAAGACCTGGAGGTGGACTTCTCGTTCGGTCTCCAGGGCGTGGCCCGGTTCCGCGCCAATGTCTTCAACCAGCGCGGAGCCACAGCGGGCGTGTTCCGCACCATCCCCGAGAACATCCGCAGCTTCGAGCAGCTGGGGCTCCCTCCCTCGGTGCAGGCTCTCTGTGACAAGCCCCGGGGCCTGGTTCTGGTCACGGGCGTGACCGGATCCGGCAAATCCACCACCTTGGCCGCCATGGTGGACAAGATCAACGCCGAGGAGCCGGTCCACATCCTCACCATCGAAGATCCGGTGGAATATGTCCACAAGCACCGCCGGGCCCTGGTGAACCAGCGCGAGATCCATGCGGATACCCACAGCTTCAAGAAGGCGCTGCGCTCAGCCCTCCGCCAGGATCCCGATGTGGTGCTGGTGGGCGAGCTCCGGGACCTCGAGACCATCGAGTCGGCCCTCACCATCGCCGAGACGGGCCACCTCACCTTCGCCACCCTGCATACCAACAGCACGGTGCAGACCATCAACCGCATCATCGATGTCTTCCCGTCGCACCAGCAGCCGCAGGTGCGGGCCCAGCTCTCGCTGGTGCTGGAAGGCGTCATCTGCCAGAGCCTCATCCCCAAGGCCGGCGGCAAGGGCCGCGCCCTGGCATTGGAGATCATGATTCCCAACGCCGCCATCCGGAACCTCATCCGCGAGGACAAGATCCACCAGATCTACGGCACCATGCAGGCCGGCCAGACGAAGTACGGCATGCAGACCTTCAACCAGAGCCTGTCCGACCTGGTGCTGAAGAAGGAGATCACCCAGGAAGCCGCCTTCGACTACTCCTCCAACACCGACGAATTGCGCGAGCTCATCAACCGGGGCGTGGGCGTCGGCACCGCCGGCGGCCGGACCGCCACCCCGGCCACGCCGGTCAATCCGGCCCTTGGGGGGCGGAACCCCAACATCAAGTACACCTAG
- a CDS encoding prepilin-type N-terminal cleavage/methylation domain-containing protein — translation MPDRARSRGFSLVELLLVLAVIGALVGIAVPSLTGQRQRAKRIGDAEANARTIAMAMEATKAENGIYGPANATATWTPTAAAPTLTGFTVSPAPSFKAQGNSQMTFVLTAQPLTYRIEVYEGGTAGTKLISMDQSGAKTVYAP, via the coding sequence ATGCCTGATCGAGCCCGTTCCCGTGGTTTCTCCCTGGTCGAACTGCTGCTGGTGCTGGCCGTCATAGGTGCCCTCGTCGGCATCGCCGTTCCTTCCCTCACCGGGCAGCGCCAGCGCGCCAAGAGGATTGGTGACGCGGAAGCCAATGCCCGGACGATTGCCATGGCCATGGAGGCCACGAAGGCCGAGAACGGCATTTACGGTCCCGCGAATGCCACCGCCACCTGGACCCCCACCGCTGCCGCGCCTACCCTGACCGGCTTCACCGTCAGTCCGGCGCCGTCGTTCAAGGCCCAGGGCAACAGCCAGATGACCTTCGTCCTGACAGCCCAACCCCTGACCTATAGAATCGAGGTCTATGAGGGGGGGACTGCCGGCACCAAGTTGATCAGCATGGATCAGTCTGGAGCGAAGACGGTCTACGCCCCTTAG
- a CDS encoding type II secretion system F family protein, which produces MPAYAWKGKNRMGEVQEGVLVSDSRDSAANTLKRNGIEVMSVNLMAGKSSKSIGKVRPKELAIFTRQFSVMIDAGLPLVQCLEILGAQQQNKGFQRIIEAVRGDVEQGLTLQAALSKHPKAFNDLYVNMVGAGESGGILDIILQRLSGYIEKAVKLTAKVKGAMTYPVAVITIAIAVVVIIMVKVIPVFSAMYDGLGSKLPFPTLVCIALSNALINYSWLIIIAVALIVVGLRQYYKTMAGRLQIDALLLKIPIIGDVLRKVAVARFCRTLGTLISSGVPILEGMDITAKTAGNMVIQNAILKSKDAVEQGRNISTPLAETKVFPPMVVQMVGVGEATGALDAMLSKVADFYEDEVDNAVTNLTSLMEPVMIAMLGGIIGFIVIAMYLPIFNLANVFGKD; this is translated from the coding sequence ATGCCCGCTTACGCATGGAAAGGCAAGAATCGAATGGGGGAGGTCCAGGAGGGCGTCCTGGTCTCCGATTCCCGCGACTCGGCCGCCAATACGCTGAAACGCAACGGCATCGAAGTCATGAGCGTCAACCTCATGGCGGGCAAGAGCAGCAAATCCATCGGCAAAGTGCGACCCAAGGAACTGGCCATCTTTACCCGGCAGTTCAGCGTGATGATTGATGCGGGCCTGCCCCTGGTGCAGTGCCTGGAGATCCTGGGCGCCCAGCAGCAGAACAAGGGCTTTCAGCGCATCATCGAAGCTGTGCGAGGGGATGTGGAGCAGGGCCTCACCCTGCAGGCCGCTCTCTCCAAGCATCCCAAGGCCTTCAACGACCTCTATGTGAACATGGTGGGCGCGGGCGAAAGCGGCGGCATCCTCGACATCATCCTCCAGCGCCTGTCGGGCTACATCGAAAAGGCCGTGAAGCTCACCGCCAAGGTGAAGGGCGCCATGACTTACCCTGTGGCCGTCATCACCATCGCCATCGCCGTGGTGGTCATCATCATGGTGAAGGTCATTCCGGTCTTCTCGGCCATGTATGACGGCCTGGGCAGCAAGCTGCCCTTCCCGACCCTGGTCTGCATCGCCCTGTCGAATGCCCTCATCAACTACAGCTGGCTCATCATCATTGCCGTTGCCCTCATCGTGGTCGGGCTTCGGCAGTACTACAAGACGATGGCGGGCCGCCTCCAAATCGATGCTCTTCTCTTGAAGATACCCATCATTGGCGATGTGCTGCGGAAGGTGGCCGTGGCCCGCTTCTGCCGCACCCTGGGCACTCTCATCAGTTCGGGTGTGCCCATCCTGGAAGGCATGGACATCACCGCCAAGACGGCCGGCAACATGGTCATCCAGAACGCCATCCTCAAGTCCAAGGATGCGGTGGAACAGGGCCGGAACATCAGCACGCCGCTGGCAGAGACCAAGGTCTTTCCGCCCATGGTGGTGCAGATGGTGGGTGTGGGCGAGGCCACGGGCGCCCTCGACGCCATGTTGTCCAAGGTGGCTGATTTCTATGAGGACGAAGTCGATAACGCCGTGACCAACCTCACCAGCCTCATGGAGCCCGTCATGATCGCCATGCTGGGCGGCATCATCGGCTTCATCGTGATCGCCATGTATCTGCCCATCTTCAATCTGGCCAATGTGTTCGGCAAAGATTGA
- a CDS encoding O-antigen ligase family protein: protein MLLPLGWLLLSACWSPAPFFGLQRVIWLAAAMGVGTWLVAEEGRFPSFMGGFTAGTGIHAFLILVQWIPSMRAMLPPSLGIDPFQGIGRGLFHNTNMAALPFVILAGWLLLSDQGRSRVLHLGWVLPALTLTQSRLGIGVCAGLLAYSALYQSTPGESSSGRTWLKVAPPFVLALAWSLTAHRWGWLLPLGGGVLALLKKPRKTESARSGRFSELLPILGLSLAILAGMATRAPKNAAQTVVRGTLVQGDVSLTQRLSYYRAATLALLDHPFTGQGLGSARPIYPQFVDRSRPAAEIAYGDFQRPNNLHSEALEWLVEGGLLAALMALLGLWLDRSGHYRETRRALLVPVALIALLDFPFHNPLGLLWAGITLAPLAQPTGGTTGRAARALHALAALGLLALAGLQIRVAVLRPGVEQRFEASNRPTQTLEEARSLWTCYPFTADLFDLYSKAAIQNAALTVDASTIRELDQLLQRDPFDHHLLLCRAQIARRLGDSQATQSLLSRYAAVAPHDPDRYLRLARTALEQGKPESARQLMAEAQRQPGFSPRHASAIEALNSQIRSWSGPEYHP from the coding sequence TTGCTGCTGCCGCTTGGATGGTTGCTTCTGAGCGCCTGTTGGAGTCCTGCCCCGTTTTTTGGGCTGCAGCGCGTCATCTGGTTGGCAGCGGCCATGGGCGTCGGAACCTGGCTCGTGGCCGAAGAGGGTCGATTCCCTTCCTTCATGGGCGGATTCACGGCCGGGACCGGGATCCACGCATTCCTGATCCTGGTTCAGTGGATTCCCTCCATGCGCGCCATGTTGCCACCCAGCCTCGGGATCGATCCCTTCCAGGGCATCGGCCGAGGGTTGTTCCACAACACGAACATGGCGGCGCTTCCCTTCGTCATTCTCGCGGGGTGGCTCTTGTTGTCCGACCAGGGCCGATCTCGGGTCCTTCATCTCGGTTGGGTGCTACCGGCCCTGACGCTGACCCAGAGCCGCCTGGGCATCGGCGTTTGTGCGGGCCTCCTGGCCTATTCAGCCCTGTACCAGAGCACCCCGGGGGAGTCTTCTTCCGGCCGCACATGGCTCAAGGTCGCGCCGCCGTTCGTGTTGGCCCTGGCCTGGAGCCTGACCGCCCATCGCTGGGGCTGGCTCCTTCCATTGGGGGGAGGGGTGCTGGCCCTTCTCAAGAAGCCTCGGAAAACCGAATCGGCCCGATCCGGGCGTTTTTCCGAACTGCTCCCAATCCTTGGTCTCAGCTTGGCCATCCTCGCTGGGATGGCCACCCGGGCGCCCAAGAATGCCGCCCAGACCGTCGTTCGGGGAACCTTGGTCCAGGGGGATGTCTCCCTTACCCAACGGCTGAGCTACTATCGCGCCGCTACCCTGGCCCTCCTGGATCATCCTTTCACGGGGCAAGGGTTGGGTTCCGCACGCCCCATCTACCCGCAGTTCGTCGATCGAAGCCGTCCGGCTGCCGAGATTGCCTACGGCGATTTTCAGCGACCCAACAACCTGCACAGCGAAGCGCTGGAATGGCTGGTGGAAGGAGGACTCCTCGCGGCGCTGATGGCGCTGCTGGGGCTTTGGCTGGATCGGAGCGGTCATTACCGGGAGACACGGCGCGCCTTGCTGGTCCCGGTCGCGCTGATCGCCCTCTTGGATTTCCCTTTCCACAACCCCCTGGGACTTCTCTGGGCGGGGATCACACTGGCCCCACTGGCCCAGCCTACCGGCGGCACCACCGGGCGCGCCGCCCGAGCCCTGCACGCCCTGGCCGCCCTCGGCCTTCTGGCTCTGGCCGGATTGCAGATCCGTGTCGCCGTCTTGCGGCCGGGAGTCGAACAGCGATTCGAAGCTTCAAACCGTCCTACTCAAACCTTGGAAGAGGCTCGCAGCCTATGGACATGCTATCCATTCACGGCTGACCTCTTCGACCTCTACAGCAAAGCCGCAATCCAAAACGCAGCACTGACCGTGGACGCATCCACCATCCGGGAACTGGACCAGCTCCTGCAGCGCGACCCGTTCGACCATCACCTGCTGCTGTGCCGCGCCCAGATCGCCCGGCGCTTGGGCGACTCGCAGGCCACGCAGAGCCTCTTGAGCCGCTATGCCGCCGTGGCTCCCCACGACCCCGACCGGTATCTCCGCCTCGCCAGGACGGCCCTGGAACAAGGCAAGC
- the pilB gene encoding type IV-A pilus assembly ATPase PilB, with protein MVSKLGEMLVKAQLITDAQLEEVMKIQRREGGKLGSIVVRQGFCSDQDIVSFLGMQYGVPAADLEQWPPIDSSVIALIPKDLAQRHKVLPLQRTGNVLTLAMSDPTDIFAMDDVRFHTGYNVDPVVSSEMGLVRAVEKYYGGASAVRLADGTQGRSSYAGGAAAAGPTDTSGGTSPFNEADEQFDLADLEQELDADAEFDTTDDEEDSINVGALKKGSEDAPVVKLVNMVLIDAIKRGASDIHIEPYEKNYRIRFRIDGILMEVMRPNLKLKDPLTSRVKILAKLNIAEKRLPQDGRIKLRVNMGGKQKVIDYRVSILPTLFGEKIVLRLLDSDKLMLDLTKLGFEQESLDRWDRQISKPYGMVLVTGPTGSGKTNTLYSSIAKLNTVDTNILTAEDPVEFNFPGINQVQMKEQIGLNFAAALRSFLRQDPNIILVGEIRDFETAEIAIKASLTGHLVLSTLHTNDAPSTINRLMNMGVEPFLVATSVNIICAQRLVRRLCTNCKAVDTHHQPEEALLKVGFTPEEIQKGITFYKTVGCEVCNKRGYKGRVGLYEVLEMSETLKDMILTGASAIELREQGQKEGMITLRRSGCRKVLDGVTTIEEIIRETVL; from the coding sequence TCGGGGAAATGCTCGTCAAGGCCCAGCTCATCACGGATGCCCAGCTGGAAGAAGTGATGAAAATCCAGCGGCGGGAGGGGGGCAAGCTTGGAAGCATCGTCGTTCGGCAGGGCTTCTGTTCGGATCAGGACATCGTGAGCTTCCTGGGCATGCAGTACGGCGTGCCCGCCGCGGACCTGGAACAGTGGCCGCCCATCGATTCGAGCGTCATCGCCCTCATCCCCAAGGACTTGGCCCAGCGCCACAAGGTGCTGCCCCTCCAGCGCACGGGCAATGTGCTGACCCTGGCCATGTCCGATCCCACCGACATCTTCGCCATGGATGATGTCCGCTTCCACACGGGCTACAATGTGGATCCGGTGGTCTCCAGCGAGATGGGGCTCGTCCGGGCGGTCGAGAAATACTACGGGGGCGCCAGTGCGGTGCGCCTGGCCGACGGCACCCAGGGTCGGAGTTCCTACGCGGGCGGGGCCGCCGCCGCCGGGCCCACCGACACCAGCGGGGGAACCTCCCCTTTCAATGAGGCGGACGAGCAGTTCGATCTGGCAGACCTGGAACAGGAACTCGACGCCGACGCCGAATTCGACACCACGGACGACGAGGAAGACAGCATCAATGTCGGCGCCCTGAAGAAGGGCAGCGAAGACGCGCCGGTGGTCAAGCTCGTGAACATGGTGCTCATCGACGCCATCAAGCGCGGCGCCTCCGATATCCACATCGAGCCCTACGAGAAGAACTACCGCATCCGGTTCCGCATCGACGGCATCTTGATGGAGGTGATGCGCCCGAACCTGAAGCTGAAGGACCCCCTCACCTCCCGCGTGAAGATCCTGGCCAAGCTCAACATCGCCGAGAAGCGCCTGCCTCAGGACGGCCGCATCAAGTTGCGCGTGAACATGGGCGGCAAGCAGAAGGTCATCGACTATCGCGTGAGCATCCTGCCGACCCTCTTCGGCGAGAAGATCGTGCTGCGGCTGCTCGACAGCGACAAGCTCATGCTCGACCTCACCAAGCTGGGCTTCGAGCAGGAGAGCCTCGACCGCTGGGACCGGCAGATCTCCAAGCCCTACGGCATGGTGCTCGTCACCGGGCCCACGGGATCGGGCAAGACGAACACCCTGTACTCGTCCATCGCCAAGCTCAACACCGTGGACACCAACATCCTCACGGCCGAGGATCCCGTGGAATTCAACTTCCCCGGCATCAATCAGGTGCAGATGAAGGAGCAGATCGGCCTGAACTTCGCCGCGGCCCTGCGCTCGTTCCTGCGGCAGGATCCCAACATCATCCTGGTCGGTGAGATCCGCGACTTCGAGACGGCCGAGATCGCCATCAAGGCGAGCCTCACGGGCCACCTGGTGTTGTCCACCCTGCACACCAACGACGCCCCCAGCACCATCAACCGCCTCATGAACATGGGCGTGGAGCCGTTCCTGGTGGCCACCTCCGTGAACATCATCTGCGCCCAGCGTCTCGTGCGGCGCCTCTGCACGAACTGCAAGGCCGTGGACACCCATCACCAGCCCGAGGAGGCCCTCCTCAAGGTGGGCTTCACGCCCGAAGAGATCCAGAAGGGCATCACCTTCTACAAGACCGTGGGCTGCGAGGTCTGCAACAAGCGCGGCTACAAGGGTCGGGTGGGCCTCTATGAAGTGCTGGAGATGTCCGAGACCCTCAAGGACATGATTCTCACTGGCGCTTCGGCCATTGAGCTGCGCGAGCAGGGGCAGAAAGAGGGCATGATCACCCTCCGGCGCTCGGGCTGCCGCAAAGTCCTGGACGGTGTCACCACCATCGAAGAGATCATCCGCGAAACCGTTCTCTAG